The nucleotide window CCCGTTGCTGTTCGGCCGCGATGTCGGCTGGGCCGGCTGGGTCTGGGCCGTGATGGCCGGCGGCGGCGCGATGCTGGCGCTGTTCCTGCGCTACGAGCGCCGCATCGCTGCGCATGGCGGCATGCCAGTGGTCGACCTGACGCTGCTCGCCGATCGCGCTTTCGTCCGCGGCCTCGGCGCGGTGTTCTGCTTCTTCTTCGCTAATCAGTCGTTCTATCTGGTGATGACGCTGTACATGCAGCTCGAGCTGAACGTGCCGCCGCTGCAGGCCGGCTTGGTGTTCCTGCCGCTGGCACTGGCCTTCGTAATCGCGTCGCGGCATTCCGGGGCGCGGGCCCGGCGCCGCGGCGCGCTGGTGCTGATCGAGGGCTGCCTGCTGCAGATCGCCGGTCTCGGCCTGATCGCCGTAACGGTGACGGTGATCGCGACCCCGACGCCGTTCGAGCTGGCGCTGGCGCTGCTTGTCGCCGGCTACGGCCAGGGGCTGGTGATGGCGCCGCTGTCGGGCGTGGTGCTGTCGAGCGTGCAGGCGACCAGCGCGGGCTCGGGCTCGGGTCTGTATGGCACCACCACGCAGATCGCAAGCGCGGCCGGCGTCGCGGCGCTCGGCTCGGTGTACTTCACGCTGGCGCAAAACGGCTCGGGCCGTCTGGCGCTGCTTGGCGCGCTGGCGCTGCTCGGGCTCGCGATCGCCGGCTGCATCGGGCTGCTGCGCTGGATGCGCCGCGCCGTGGTGGTGGCGGCTTAAGCCGGCACGTTCTCGGCGAGGCACGCCACAGCCGCGTCGACGCCGCCGCGGCTGTGCGGGATGCCGAGCGCGGTCAGCGCCATCTCGATCACGCCGAGCGTGCCGAGCACCATCGGGGCGTTGACGTGGCCCATATGGGCGATGCGGAATGCCTTGTTCTGCAATTCGCCGATGCCGACGCCGAGCACCACGCCGCATTTGTCCTTGCAGTAGTGATGCAGCGCCGCGATGTCGTGACCCCCGGCGGCCCGCACCGTGGTGACGGTGTCGGCGCGTTCGTCCGGGTGCTCGATGTTGAATCCGAGAACGTTGCCTTCGGACCAGACGTCCACGGCCCGGCGCACCGCGCCGGCGAGCAGATGATGACGCCGGAAGGTGTTGTCGAGCCCTTCGGCGAACAGAATGTCGAGCGCCTTGCGCAGCGCGAACAACAGATGCACCGGGGCCGTGCCGGCGTATTTCTGGTAATGCTCCGGTCCGTCGCGCTCGCTCCAATCCCAATACGGCGTGCGCAGGCCGGCGCGCTGGTGCACGGCGCGGGCGCGGTCGCCGACCGCGACAAACGAAAGCCCGGGCGGCGACATCAGTCCCTTCTGCGACGCCGACATCGCCACATCGATGCCCCATGCGTCCATCTCGAACGGCATGCAGCCGAGCGACGCCACCGCGTCGACCATGAACAGCGCCGGATGGTCCGCCGCCTTGATGGCGCGGCCGATCGCTTCGAGATCGTTGCGGGCGCTGGAGGCGGTGTCGACCTGCACCACCACGATCGCCTTGATGGCGTGCTCGGTGTCGCGGCGCAGCCGCGCTTCCACCTCATCGGGGCGGACCGCGCGGCGCCAGTCGCCTTGCAGCACTTCGACGTCGCAGCCCATCGCGCGGGCCGCGTTGCCCCAGCCGACCGCAAATCGTCCGCTTTCCAGCACCAGCACCTTGTCGCCGCGCGACAGCACGTTACTGATCACCGCCTCCCAGGCGCCGTGGCCGTTGGCGATGTAGATGTAGGACCTGCCCTTGGTGGCGAACAGCCGGCTGAGATCCGTCAGAAGCCCCTCGCTCAGCGTCACCATTTCTTTCGAATAGATGTCGAGCGCCGGGCGGTGCATCGCCTGCAGCACCTCGTCGGGCATGGTGGTGGGGCCGGGAATCGCCAAGAATTCCCGTCCGGCGCTGACGACCATGATGCTTGTCCCTGTGATGAGAGGTTGCGCGACCATGCCGGGCCGCGGAGCCGATTTCAAGGCGCGGTCGTGCCGGGCTCGATTGCGCTCGTGACGGTGCGGAAGATCTGGTCCTTGATCTCGGTGGCCAGCGGGCTCGGCAGAATTTCGGCCGGGCTTCCGCGCTTCTTGCAGCCTTCGGCCAGCCGCAGGATCCAAACCTCGCCATCGGTGTAGTACAAATCGCCTTCGCCGTTACGGCCGACGATGGTCGGGCCGACGCCGGTGATCTGATATTTCGCGTCGACCATCGCGGCGGCTTCCAGATCGGCGGCGAATTGGTCGCGCTCGGCGTCGATATCGGGGGCGATGTGATGCGTCACCGCGCCGGTATAGTGGCTGACGCCGACGCCGCGGTCGAAGGTGGCGCTGCCGAGCCAGACCGGGCGGCCTTCCTGGCCGCTGTCGAGCACTTTCCACAACCGCACATGATTGCGCCGGTCGGCGCTGCGCCCGTCGGGTTTCTCGAATGCCAGATCCTCGCGGCGGTCGAGGTAGTACAGGCTCGACACCGGCGCGTCCGGATAGGGGCGGTCGAGCAGCACGCTGCCGGCGATCGCGATCGAGGAGCGCAGCGTGATCGGATCGGCCGGGTGCCAGTTCGCCGCCAGGATCGCGCAGACGACCTCGTGCTGATCGCCGATCAGCCCGACATTGATCGGATCGCCAGGAATGCCCTGCGCGGTGCGGGTCACCATCGGCATGTCGGCGAGCCGGCGCTGATGTTCGTAATGGGTCCAGAACAGCGGCAGCGCCATATAGGCGAGGATCGCGTAGCAGCCGATCAGCACCACCGAGATCTGCCAAGCCCGCCGCAGCCGGCGTCTGCGCGGCCGCTGCGGATGCGACGGATCGTGTGCTGTCTGCTTCAACGTTCGTCCCCGAAGGTCGGCCTTGCGGACTAACGCCGCGTTTCGCGGCAGCCGGCGGCTTCGGCTTCCTCGACCGAGCAGAACCAGCGGGTGCCCTTGCTGATCTTCATCCGGATCTTTGCGTACCAGCGGCTGGTCGGCTTATGGTAGATGCAGAACCCGGATTTGTTGACGTTCCCCTTGATTGTGCAATCCGGCGACGGCGCCACCGGACCGGAGGCCGAGGCGAGCAAGGTCCGCCGGGCATCTTTCGGCGGCTTGGTGGCGCCCAGAATCGGAGTCTTGCTGCTGCGCACCCGCCACGCCCAGGGCGCGATGAACGAGCCCT belongs to Rhodopseudomonas palustris and includes:
- a CDS encoding LssY C-terminal domain-containing protein; its protein translation is MKQTAHDPSHPQRPRRRRLRRAWQISVVLIGCYAILAYMALPLFWTHYEHQRRLADMPMVTRTAQGIPGDPINVGLIGDQHEVVCAILAANWHPADPITLRSSIAIAGSVLLDRPYPDAPVSSLYYLDRREDLAFEKPDGRSADRRNHVRLWKVLDSGQEGRPVWLGSATFDRGVGVSHYTGAVTHHIAPDIDAERDQFAADLEAAAMVDAKYQITGVGPTIVGRNGEGDLYYTDGEVWILRLAEGCKKRGSPAEILPSPLATEIKDQIFRTVTSAIEPGTTAP
- a CDS encoding pyridoxal-phosphate-dependent aminotransferase family protein, whose protein sequence is MVVSAGREFLAIPGPTTMPDEVLQAMHRPALDIYSKEMVTLSEGLLTDLSRLFATKGRSYIYIANGHGAWEAVISNVLSRGDKVLVLESGRFAVGWGNAARAMGCDVEVLQGDWRRAVRPDEVEARLRRDTEHAIKAIVVVQVDTASSARNDLEAIGRAIKAADHPALFMVDAVASLGCMPFEMDAWGIDVAMSASQKGLMSPPGLSFVAVGDRARAVHQRAGLRTPYWDWSERDGPEHYQKYAGTAPVHLLFALRKALDILFAEGLDNTFRRHHLLAGAVRRAVDVWSEGNVLGFNIEHPDERADTVTTVRAAGGHDIAALHHYCKDKCGVVLGVGIGELQNKAFRIAHMGHVNAPMVLGTLGVIEMALTALGIPHSRGGVDAAVACLAENVPA
- a CDS encoding MFS transporter, with protein sequence MHTTVTATIDTSRRWRVLAIVVAAQFMFGVDAFIVNVALPTISTELGASSSQLEAVIAIYLIGYATLIVTGGRLGDIFGTKTVFLLGVAGFTFTSLWCGLARSGPELILARLAQGTTAAFMVPQVLATLHVLFPDAARAKAFAIYGTVLGLAGATGFALGGLLVTLDLGGFGWRSIFYVNGPVGLIIIAAAARVMPQTPQRPGTRLDLGGAVILFAGLVCVIGPLLFGRDVGWAGWVWAVMAGGGAMLALFLRYERRIAAHGGMPVVDLTLLADRAFVRGLGAVFCFFFANQSFYLVMTLYMQLELNVPPLQAGLVFLPLALAFVIASRHSGARARRRGALVLIEGCLLQIAGLGLIAVTVTVIATPTPFELALALLVAGYGQGLVMAPLSGVVLSSVQATSAGSGSGLYGTTTQIASAAGVAALGSVYFTLAQNGSGRLALLGALALLGLAIAGCIGLLRWMRRAVVVAA